One Edaphobacter flagellatus genomic region harbors:
- a CDS encoding outer membrane protein, with the protein MLAKVNIPAVVPVITFSFVSILGMSPQASAQQLATNISETSSSTSIELPNAPEPKERTQSPSPHTRAVNVSEFNLVIGVGAQLTATRTANIPGNPNQINQAIQGTSPSANLFTSFHQQIRPLVGYNINFGYTRLSENYQRQVGSINPVTGVIKGTFSRGSIPTNLFEISSAYVVKRHQLGSHFEPFAYAGGGVLIFSPTKAPFAGNSSYRPTLLFGGGVDYRLSTHLGLRAEYRGLFYKYPDFGAVPTTIPISKFFTVTSEPTISIRYRFGYHKGMQ; encoded by the coding sequence TTGCTCGCGAAAGTAAATATTCCTGCCGTCGTCCCCGTAATTACGTTTAGCTTCGTCAGCATTTTGGGCATGTCACCGCAAGCATCCGCACAACAGCTCGCAACAAACATATCGGAAACCTCTTCCTCCACCTCAATCGAACTACCCAATGCACCAGAACCGAAGGAACGTACACAAAGCCCATCACCCCATACCAGAGCCGTCAACGTATCCGAGTTCAACCTCGTCATAGGAGTCGGTGCTCAGCTCACCGCCACACGTACCGCCAACATTCCTGGTAATCCAAATCAGATCAATCAGGCCATTCAGGGAACATCGCCCTCCGCCAATCTCTTCACAAGCTTTCATCAGCAGATACGCCCGCTTGTCGGCTACAACATCAACTTTGGTTACACACGGCTCAGCGAAAACTACCAACGCCAGGTCGGCTCTATCAATCCTGTCACCGGCGTCATCAAAGGCACATTCAGCCGAGGCTCCATCCCCACCAATCTCTTCGAAATCAGCAGCGCCTACGTCGTCAAACGTCATCAGCTGGGTAGTCACTTCGAACCATTCGCCTACGCCGGAGGTGGAGTCCTGATCTTCTCTCCCACCAAGGCTCCCTTCGCCGGCAATTCCAGCTACCGCCCCACCCTCCTCTTCGGCGGAGGTGTCGACTATCGTCTCAGCACACACCTCGGTCTGCGCGCCGAGTATCGCGGACTCTTCTACAAGTACCCCGACTTCGGAGCGGTCCCCACCACCATTCCCATCAGTAAATTCTTCACCGTAACCAGCGAACCCACCATCAGCATCCGGTATCGCTTCGGCTATCACAAAGGCATGCAGTAA
- a CDS encoding VWA domain-containing protein: MRARPAIPHLYLVALLLLTPGISSQNTTYHLKVAVDEVEFTFHATDTHGLPVNDLKLDELRLFDNGHAPRRILIFQSLRDLPIRAGILLDTSSSMEKTQPADQAIATAYLQRILEQKTDQAFVMSFGRQFHLQQTWSGNPAALIAAVHHAAPSPSTTAIFDTLYAACRFQFGKLDHAATGNFILLFSDGEDDASFLSLEDAANMCQQTNTAIYAFRADSNANAGGARNLIHLASLTGGRVFRDSESASDFEEDLRLIHANLRNQYRIVYNPADLKRDGAFHSVALLPPDRVASVNARSGYYAPKH, from the coding sequence ATGAGGGCCCGCCCGGCTATCCCGCACCTTTACCTCGTTGCGCTCCTTCTCCTTACGCCCGGCATCAGCTCGCAAAACACCACCTACCATCTCAAAGTAGCCGTCGATGAAGTGGAATTCACCTTTCACGCCACGGACACGCATGGTCTTCCGGTCAACGATCTCAAGCTCGACGAACTTCGCCTCTTCGACAATGGCCACGCTCCACGCCGTATCCTCATCTTTCAATCGCTACGCGATCTTCCCATTCGTGCAGGTATCCTCCTCGACACAAGCAGCTCTATGGAGAAGACCCAACCGGCCGATCAAGCCATCGCCACAGCTTACCTGCAACGCATCCTCGAACAAAAAACAGACCAAGCCTTTGTGATGAGTTTCGGGCGACAATTCCATCTGCAACAGACCTGGTCCGGCAATCCCGCAGCACTCATCGCTGCTGTCCATCATGCCGCCCCCTCTCCCTCAACCACTGCAATCTTCGATACGCTCTACGCTGCCTGTCGCTTCCAGTTCGGCAAGCTCGACCACGCAGCCACGGGAAATTTCATCCTCCTCTTCTCCGACGGTGAAGACGATGCTTCTTTTCTCTCCCTCGAAGACGCAGCCAACATGTGTCAGCAGACCAACACCGCTATCTATGCTTTTCGCGCCGATTCCAATGCCAACGCTGGAGGCGCACGCAATCTCATTCACCTCGCCTCTCTCACTGGCGGTCGAGTCTTTCGTGACAGTGAATCGGCATCCGATTTCGAAGAGGACCTGCGCCTTATTCATGCGAATCTGCGCAATCAGTACCGGATCGTCTATAACCCGGCCGACCTAAAGAGGGACGGCGCATTCCATAGTGTCGCGCTTCTCCCTCCGGATCGAGTCGCTTCAGTGAACGCCCGCTCTGGCTACTACGCTCCTAAACATTAG
- a CDS encoding TldD/PmbA family protein — MSTETSAEASAKTGLRHLAQDVVAQALRAGATDAEAVIYEGDEFSARVRLGQVETLKESGSRAIGLRVFLGQRTASTSSSDLSADAIRHLVDGAVTLAKITSEDPFAGLPEREEFGQLSGDLKLYFDDVNQMPPAERIEMARRAEAAAMAFDTRIQNSGGADFDTATSSKVLTNSRGFTGEYRRSYCGFSVAPIAIDEKGGMQRNYWYSSARTTSKLESPEAIGQEAARRTLRRLGARRVSTQKASVVFSPEIARSIVGNIFDAANGDAIYRHATFFDDMLGKPVAGENITIIDDGTMMLNGIGGFSTAPFDGEGLPTRRTVLVEKGVLQTYVNNTYTARKLNMRSTGSASRGLAGNPGIGAHNFYLEPGECTPEVLIGDVKNGLYVTETMGFGVNLVTGDYSQGAAGLWIENGELAYPVEEITIAGNLKDMYRNIVAIANDLEFRGAAASPTIRVEGMTIAGA; from the coding sequence ATGTCGACCGAAACATCCGCCGAAGCCTCCGCAAAAACCGGCCTCCGCCACCTCGCCCAGGACGTTGTAGCCCAGGCCCTCCGCGCCGGAGCCACCGACGCCGAAGCCGTCATCTACGAAGGCGACGAGTTCTCCGCACGTGTCCGCCTCGGCCAGGTCGAAACCCTCAAAGAGTCCGGCTCCCGCGCCATCGGCCTCCGCGTCTTTCTAGGACAAAGGACGGCGAGCACCTCCTCCTCCGACCTCTCTGCCGATGCCATCCGGCACCTCGTCGACGGAGCCGTCACTCTGGCAAAAATCACCAGCGAGGACCCCTTCGCCGGTCTCCCCGAGCGCGAAGAATTCGGTCAGCTCTCGGGCGACCTCAAGCTCTACTTCGACGACGTCAACCAGATGCCGCCAGCCGAACGCATCGAGATGGCCCGCCGCGCCGAAGCCGCCGCCATGGCCTTCGACACCCGCATCCAGAACTCCGGCGGAGCCGACTTCGACACCGCAACCTCCTCGAAGGTCCTCACCAACTCGCGCGGCTTCACCGGCGAGTACCGTCGCAGCTACTGCGGCTTCTCCGTCGCTCCCATCGCCATCGATGAAAAAGGCGGCATGCAGCGCAACTACTGGTACTCCAGCGCACGTACCACCTCGAAGCTCGAATCGCCCGAAGCCATCGGACAGGAGGCCGCAAGACGCACGCTGCGCCGCCTCGGAGCGCGACGCGTCTCAACGCAAAAAGCCTCCGTCGTCTTCTCACCCGAAATTGCACGCTCCATCGTCGGTAACATCTTCGACGCCGCCAACGGAGACGCCATCTATCGCCACGCTACCTTCTTCGACGACATGCTCGGCAAGCCCGTCGCTGGCGAAAACATCACCATCATCGACGACGGCACCATGATGCTCAACGGCATCGGGGGCTTCAGCACCGCCCCCTTCGACGGCGAGGGTCTGCCCACTCGCCGCACAGTTCTGGTCGAAAAAGGCGTGCTCCAAACCTACGTCAACAACACCTACACCGCACGCAAGCTCAACATGCGCTCCACCGGCAGCGCCAGCCGCGGCCTCGCAGGAAATCCCGGCATCGGCGCACACAACTTCTACCTCGAGCCCGGCGAGTGCACACCCGAAGTATTGATCGGCGACGTCAAAAACGGACTCTACGTCACCGAAACAATGGGCTTCGGCGTCAATCTCGTCACCGGCGACTATTCGCAAGGTGCGGCTGGCCTCTGGATCGAAAACGGCGAGCTCGCCTATCCAGTCGAAGAGATCACCATCGCAGGAAACCTGAAAGACATGTACCGCAATATCGTCGCCATAGCCAACGATCTCGAGTTCCGCGGCGCTGCGGCCTCGCCGACAATTCGCGTCGAAGGCATGACCATCGCAGGAGCTTAG
- a CDS encoding cation:proton antiporter, with translation MHIATDTLIYLGMVFGLLVIPRALQRFRLPAPLTCVVLGIVVAMFFHETKEDKVMPVVATLGIASLFLFAGLEVDLDDLRKQAPRLSAYLFIGGLILIAGTWVAIRFLHMAWQPAALLSLALFTPSTGFILDTLPHSGLDESEQKQVSMNAISGELVALMVLFVVSQAGSMKTLAISSGILVLLIVLTPILFLALGKYVVPHAPGSEFSLLIMVAILCAVVSQGLGVHFLVGAFVAGMVARLLQDRMATLASETNLHAVRLFSSFFVPFYFFKEGTEVPAGALVWRAVLYGLALSAVVIPIRVGKDWLESLVFARKKGKTGVRVAVALVPTLVFALVIAGMLHEQFHIRDELFGGLLIYAAISTILPSYVLPWLVPAVAKEPVVADEVV, from the coding sequence ATGCATATTGCCACCGATACGCTGATTTATCTGGGCATGGTTTTTGGGTTGCTGGTGATTCCTCGTGCGCTGCAGCGGTTTCGTTTGCCTGCTCCGCTGACCTGCGTGGTGCTGGGCATTGTGGTGGCGATGTTCTTCCACGAGACGAAGGAAGACAAGGTGATGCCGGTGGTGGCGACGCTGGGGATTGCGTCGCTGTTTCTGTTTGCGGGGCTTGAGGTCGATCTGGACGATTTGCGCAAGCAGGCCCCGCGGCTTTCGGCGTATCTGTTTATCGGCGGATTGATTCTGATTGCGGGAACGTGGGTGGCGATACGGTTTCTGCACATGGCATGGCAGCCTGCCGCGTTGCTGTCGCTGGCGCTGTTTACGCCGTCGACGGGCTTCATTCTGGATACGCTGCCGCACTCGGGGCTGGATGAGAGCGAGCAGAAGCAGGTCTCGATGAATGCGATTTCGGGTGAGCTGGTGGCCCTGATGGTGCTGTTTGTGGTGTCGCAGGCGGGATCGATGAAGACGCTGGCGATTTCGAGCGGGATTCTGGTGCTGCTGATTGTGTTGACGCCGATTCTGTTTCTGGCGCTGGGGAAGTATGTGGTGCCGCATGCGCCGGGGTCGGAGTTTTCGTTGCTGATTATGGTGGCGATCCTCTGCGCCGTGGTGAGCCAGGGACTGGGTGTGCATTTTCTGGTGGGCGCGTTTGTGGCCGGCATGGTGGCGAGGCTGCTGCAGGATAGGATGGCGACGCTGGCTTCGGAGACGAACCTGCATGCTGTGCGACTGTTCTCGTCGTTCTTTGTGCCGTTTTATTTCTTCAAGGAAGGCACGGAGGTTCCGGCGGGTGCGCTGGTGTGGCGGGCGGTGCTGTATGGGCTGGCGCTGTCGGCGGTGGTGATTCCGATCCGGGTGGGGAAGGACTGGCTGGAGTCGCTGGTGTTTGCACGGAAGAAGGGAAAGACGGGCGTGCGGGTTGCCGTGGCTCTGGTGCCGACGCTGGTTTTTGCGCTGGTGATTGCAGGGATGCTGCACGAGCAGTTTCACATCCGCGATGAGCTGTTTGGCGGGTTGCTGATCTATGCGGCGATCTCGACGATTCTGCCTTCGTATGTGCTGCCATGGCTGGTGCCGGCGGTTGCGAAGGAGCCGGTGGTTGCGGACGAAGTGGTTTAG